The genomic region GCCATTGCTTCGGCAGGGTTCATGTCCGGATCGGGCATTTCCGCAATTTTTAGTGTATATTCTGTCCAGGCAGGTGCGCCCGGAGAGGGTGTCCAGTTAAAAAGAAAAGTGGGCACATCGGCATAGGGGATGGTAGAACCGCAAACCGGACCTATTATTGAAGGAGGATCGAGATCTCTGATCTCAAAAGTCTGGCTGCATCCTGAAGGTTCGGGAGGAGTGAGTTCTTCTCCATCAGTATCCATTGCCCGAAAGCATAATTTATAGCGACCTTCCGGCAATCCGCGATTAATGACTTCTTTACCGGAAATTCCTGAAAACACGAGGGCGCCGGCCTGGAAATAAGGATAAAGGTCCATACCGGTTGCAATATGAGGGACATTGGCCGTAAGATCGATATATTCACCCGGATTAAATCCTTGTTTAGTGCGGATATCGACACCATTATTTCCGGAGAGATGCATACTGAGCATTACCTGTTGATTTCCGGTTGAAAAAAGGGTCACCATGGTTTTATCCGCCAGCTCATCCAGGAACCAGGGATAAGGAGGTGTGACCTGGGTTGAAAGGGTAATATTGACAGGAGGTGGAAGGATAGTAAAACTTGTGCATCCACCGGTCTCAGGGGAGACAGGATCGCCAAAAGCGCTCCAGGCCCGGAAACAGATACTGTAGTTCCCGGCCGGAAGTCCGGTTGAATAAGCCTCCGTAGCAGTTATCCCCGTGAAACTAAGTTTTCCGGTGCTGAAAACATCATCAAGATCGCTACCCGTTAAGGTGAGCGGAACACTGCTTTCGAGCGCAAAATATTCTGTCTGCATACCTTCCGGTGTTTTGATCATTATCCCGTTATCACCTTCAATTTTCATGGTGAGATAGATATTGCCCATATAATCAACCGCCACCAGAGTAAGCACAGTTTGGTTGGCCAGCTCATCGAGGGGTTTGTCAAAGGGAGGAGTGATCACAGTTGTAACGCTGACCTGTGAAAATCCGGTTTTCGAAGGCATTGCAGCCAGCAGGACGGCGACCATAATTATGAGCCATCCTGTATTCCATGATTTGTTAAAATTTATATGCATATCCTATTTTTCCTAAGATTTCAGTATAAGTATCGGCACCTTTGTCGAGGCCTTTATTTCCGTGAACAGAAAGCCTGACAGAGAGCTGATGATGTTTTTTTACTTTATAGGAGGCGCGAAATGAAAGGCGGTTTGTCATGAGGAAGGGATCTCCTTTGAGGCGGGTTTGTGTTAAAGATTCCGTCAGACTCAGGTTAAGCGTATTGCGGAAAAAGCCTTTGCTAAGGGTTAGTACCGGTCCCCAGACCGCTGTTTTGATGTCTCCAATATCGAAAGTGCTGCTGTTGAATCCCGCCATAAGGTTCATGACCCAGGGGATAAAGCTGATAATATAATTGGCATTGATCACCATAGAATGATAATCGGTAAACTTTGCCGTATACTCATTTTTATCGTTCAGTTTCTGGTAATTCAATCCCAGGATGATATTATGCACTTTGGATTCACCTGTTATGGTATAGGTTTGATTAAGACCGGCGTTATGGGTAGTCTGTCTAACTTCAGACAGGCTGTCGAGTTCGGCAACACCTGATTTCTGCCCCATACTGTAGTTGGAGTAAAATGCATTAATCTGGTAATTTTGGACCGGCAGGGCGGAGATGTTGACGGATCCGATGGTTCTGTTTGTCTGGGCAGATTTATCATCATCCAGGTTATCCCGTTGAAAGCCGAGGCTTGCATTCACATTAACCTTTTTCTTCCATAATTTCACGTTGGGCTCTATAGTAATGTTTCTCAGGTCGGCGAGAAAATAATAAGCTCCCATGGACTGATAACCGGGAGCTATCCTGTTATACTGGATTTTTGCTCCCCAGAGATCCCGTTGGTATTCCAGGGAGGCGTCGACGGCTGAGCTCGAGTATGTATTGGCTTTTTCATTCATCAGGAAGCCAAAGGTTTTCATCCATCCATTTTTATCTTCCGGGGATCCGCCAACACGGGTATCCGGTGTGTAAATGCTTTGAGCGGCTTCCAGGTCAAACGACCAGTATTTGGCAAATTTTTGGTGAGTGATCAGGCCAAGCACGGCATTTTCACCGGGAGTGAGGTTCTGACCGACGGGGACGCTATCCAGGGATCCGGCATCATCTTTGGCTTTAAGCAGGATGAGGTCAATATAGTTATTGCTGTTACCATAACCGACTTTCATGGCATAGCCGGTTCTCTTATAGGAAAGGCTTTGGAATATGCCACCGTTATTGTTCTGTTGATCTTCTTTCACAGCCTTTTTAAAACGGCCATACACAAAACCCAGGCGAAAATTGCCCGGAGTCAATTCGAAACCCGCACCACTGAAGCGATGGCCTGCCAGGGTGTACTTTGAATAGTTCAGGCTGTTGTAACCCAGATACACCTGCACCCATTTATACTTCGGACTGATTCCAAACCGGTTTAGAGGTTGCCGGAAGCTACGCTGCTGTTCGGTAAACATAAAATTCAAGGGGATATCGATCCCGTAAACCGAAAGAGTAGGATCGCCTGAAATGACCCAGGAAAACGGTTCACGATTTGCTTTCCGACCGTTTACATCATAGAAGACTGCTTCGGCTTTAAGGGAGCCTTTAATTTTCAAAGGATCCTGCTTTGAAATATTTTCAATGTCCTGGCAATGCAGAATCTGACCGGTCAGCAATAAAAGCATTATGACCAGATATAAGGCAGGAAAGGGTTGGAAAGCATTGCTTTCCTTAATCCTATTTTGATTCACAAATATGGTTTAAATGATCTGAAAATCTATAATAATAGCGATTACAATATACGAAAAAATGCGAAAGAAAACATTCCGGGAGGATGATCTCAGGAATGAACGTTATATTTCAGATCCTCCTTTTTCACAACACCCTGCTGCAGAAGTTCCCGGATAACGGTTTCTGTCATTTCACTCATAAAAGGAAATTCATAACGGACATCCAGGACATAAGCTTTAAGCCTCATTTTAAGCAAAGAACGGCCTTCACTAATCTCATTCTTAAAGATAACAACTATAGGTTTATTCAGATAAACGTAACGGGAGACTGCGGCGGAAAGGGTTGCAATCTTTCTGACTTTAACAATATCAATATCCGGGGGAAGATAAAGTTCTGCCACAACCTGGCAGTTGGATTCCCCGTTATTAGCATTTGAAACAGAAGTATTGACAATTTCGTTATTGGGAATTGTAACTACGGAATCATCCGGTGTTACTATCCTGACTGTTCTGAGACCGATATCGATCACCTCTCCGTAATACTTGCCGACCTCGATTTTGTCGCCCACCTGGAAAGGTCTGTCGAAGACGATGAGTATGCCTCCAAATATGTTTTTAAGAATATCCTGGGCGGCAAATCCTACTGCAATACCGGCAGAAGCCAGAATGGCCAGCAAAGTAGCAATTGGGGGAGCAATAATATTGGCGATAATGATGTAAAAGCCCAGAGTCCAACCCAAAATTCTTATCACCGGAATTATCCCTTTTATGGTATGCCTGTAGCGGGTTCTTGTTTCTCCCACTTTTTCCAGGAAGCGAGCGATATACCTTAACAGGAACAGGAAAACCAGAAAAACGAGAAACGACCAGAAGACCTTTTCAAAAGTGATCTTCCAGGTAGTTCCTGCTATTTTAGCTAAAGCTGAATCTGTTTTTTTTACGCTTGGTTCATTTTTAACCAGGGTATCTGCCAGGTTAATCAGCTCTTTTGAAGGAGAAGTCACTTCCTGGGAAAAGGTCATCCATACCGTTCCGTTACCAAGGATCAGATAAGCCAGGATGGCTGTTATTATGAGGAACCTTTTCATGGGTTAGTGAATTATATTTTTATCGGTCAGTAATCGTACAACTTCCTTATACAAAAGTAAATGAATGTGATAACCGCTTCCTGTTTTAACCAGGAGACCGCGATTAAGCATACTTCCCAGAATCAGGAGGCTGGTTTCTCCATCCATATTAAAGATCCGGGCATGTTGGTCTTCAGTTAACACTTCATGCTCCATGAGTGCACCCAGGGTAAAGACTTCATCCTGTGGAAGCAGGTTGAGTAAGCCTGTTGCAAATTCAATTTTGTCGTTAATAAACAGTTTATCATTCTTAAAATCTTTAATGGATAACTGCCATAGAAGGAAAGCAATAGAAATATTACCACCTGCCAATGCATTTAATTGACTGAAATACAAGTCACTTAAATAATTCTGTTTTTGCTTCTCATCTTTCAGCCTTCTGAATTTTCTGTTTTGTCTGGTTTCAACGGAAGGCAGGTAATGAAGATTATATCCGCTCAGACGGTGCCGTTTCAGGATAACTTCCCGTAATGTTTTGTTGTTTAAGTCGCTAAGGCTAACAATATTTTCAAAATAGCGACTTATACGTATTACCTTATCCAGATAATTCCATCCATAGGTGCCGCATGTGGTGATCCAGAAAACCTTCTTTTGAGTAGCTGACATCAGGAGGAGGAATTTTTCCAGGAGGCTGAAACCATCAACGGTTCTTAAATAGAGATTATGCAGATTTTCGACGACACATACAACCGGTTTTTCAAGACTTGTCAGGGCATCTTTAAGTTCTTCCTGGGTGGTAATACCTTTTAATCTGAATACTTCTATCAATTGTCCTGTAAAGGTTTTTTCGTCCAGAGCAGATCTAAAGAGATCCAGGCGGTGCACACTATAAGCCCTGAAAGATCTGTTAACCAGGATGTTGATCAGTGATGTTCTTCCACTTCCTTTTTCTCCTATGACTACTGTATTTGAGTACTCTCCTTTTCGCCAATTTGAAATGGTTTCTGTCAGTTCTTCCAGTCTGTCATCACGGGCAGAAAAAAGGCGCTCATCTTTGAGAGGTTCCAGCCGGAAGAGGCGCTGATAGACAAAAGGCAATTTTTCTATTCTTGAGCGCGAAGTATATAGTAGGCGGTGCAAGGCCCGGCGATTTTCCTCAGAGGCACTTTCCAATCCTGTCAGGCGTTTGATATGGGAATATCCTGTACGAACCATAAGGACATTGGAAGCAAACCAACGGATCACAGGCATTATGTAAAGGCGGAAGATATTCGCAATTCCCTGACCCATCCTGTGTATTCCGGCAAAGGTACCCACCTTGGCCAGGCGGAATCTCAGGTTCATGATCTTGTCGTTATCTGCCAGTTCCCTGACATCAGACAGCAATTGCACAGTGAGAGAGGTAAGTTCCCCGTTTACCTGTGTTGCCAGGGATTGCATTTCCTGGCGAATATTTTTCATCAGGTTTTCAGAACGTTCAAGGCCTTCTATCACTACCTGGTTGGCATCAGTGCGCATCTTCTTTTGATCGTCTTCATGAAGAGCTTCGAGGGCAGATTCAAGATTTACTTCTATTACCAGACTTATTTCAGAGAGGTCACGCAGCAAACCAGATATTTTTTGTTCTATATCATCCTGAAATCGAAAAAACCTGGATTCAAAGGGCTGGTAGAATTCAGGCAGTATAATGCTTTTAAGATCAATACCGGAAACGGTCATTTTGGGATGAAAGGTGTCGGGGTCGGAGCTTTCAACGATAGAATAGTGTTCCGATAAGCCATCCATGCGATATCGAATCCTTGACCTGAAGCTTTCGAGTTTCTTAAGGATCTGTGTCTGGTCAAAAGCATCAATTACTTCAGGAATATGAACCTTCCTGAGATCCCGGATCATAGACCGGTTTTCTTTGAGGATATGTTGTTTGATATTATCCTCATTTTCATTGATCAGGCTTTTCAGATGAGTTAAGGAGCCCGATAACAATGAAATGGCTTTATCCGTTTTCGGGAGTAATTGCGTACTATACTTATCCAGGATTGCCTTTTTGGTGAGGTGATCAATATTGATTATCTGCACCTGAAGCATGAGCATTTCCAGGTCTTTTAACCAATCGGATATTTCTCCCCTGAAAAACAATTGCCATTG from Bacteroidota bacterium harbors:
- a CDS encoding mechanosensitive ion channel family protein: MKRFLIITAILAYLILGNGTVWMTFSQEVTSPSKELINLADTLVKNEPSVKKTDSALAKIAGTTWKITFEKVFWSFLVFLVFLFLLRYIARFLEKVGETRTRYRHTIKGIIPVIRILGWTLGFYIIIANIIAPPIATLLAILASAGIAVGFAAQDILKNIFGGILIVFDRPFQVGDKIEVGKYYGEVIDIGLRTVRIVTPDDSVVTIPNNEIVNTSVSNANNGESNCQVVAELYLPPDIDIVKVRKIATLSAAVSRYVYLNKPIVVIFKNEISEGRSLLKMRLKAYVLDVRYEFPFMSEMTETVIRELLQQGVVKKEDLKYNVHS
- a CDS encoding ATP-binding protein — encoded protein: MNIQDFEKSFLPALSRSARDTFSAHVESLIDERWLWFEKFRKILTDARSELGKAASTVTNIQAYGAELQRLLENCEELLAEPGSIPGNPFGELTERFARLTEQIIPDKETLAEQPLSRSFWKRKPEDNFLVRLKKSRYSLKYSVCNLFRKKERRYYGRQSLNATSLLTHYTVQPLLNKALLLEREVMHAFAKQLQEYHSLFEKQLLSLTGKEILDIDKGLINKDRLVQNIEEGEKWLDNLLSGKSREQWKDYLVSEFEKYAGERIEQSKQIIVTAGTPLLPGKKFSASLNASNHKELMHSLDTLTKQWQLFFRGEISDWLKDLEMLMLQVQIINIDHLTKKAILDKYSTQLLPKTDKAISLLSGSLTHLKSLINENEDNIKQHILKENRSMIRDLRKVHIPEVIDAFDQTQILKKLESFRSRIRYRMDGLSEHYSIVESSDPDTFHPKMTVSGIDLKSIILPEFYQPFESRFFRFQDDIEQKISGLLRDLSEISLVIEVNLESALEALHEDDQKKMRTDANQVVIEGLERSENLMKNIRQEMQSLATQVNGELTSLTVQLLSDVRELADNDKIMNLRFRLAKVGTFAGIHRMGQGIANIFRLYIMPVIRWFASNVLMVRTGYSHIKRLTGLESASEENRRALHRLLYTSRSRIEKLPFVYQRLFRLEPLKDERLFSARDDRLEELTETISNWRKGEYSNTVVIGEKGSGRTSLINILVNRSFRAYSVHRLDLFRSALDEKTFTGQLIEVFRLKGITTQEELKDALTSLEKPVVCVVENLHNLYLRTVDGFSLLEKFLLLMSATQKKVFWITTCGTYGWNYLDKVIRISRYFENIVSLSDLNNKTLREVILKRHRLSGYNLHYLPSVETRQNRKFRRLKDEKQKQNYLSDLYFSQLNALAGGNISIAFLLWQLSIKDFKNDKLFINDKIEFATGLLNLLPQDEVFTLGALMEHEVLTEDQHARIFNMDGETSLLILGSMLNRGLLVKTGSGYHIHLLLYKEVVRLLTDKNIIH